The genomic stretch CCGGGCATGGCGGCCTCCATGACCGCGCTGCCGGTGCTCGGCGTGCCGGTCGAATCGCATGCGCTCAAGGGCATGGACAGCCTGCTGTCGATCGTCCAGATGCCGGCCGGCATCCCCGTCGGCACGCTCGCCATCGGCCGTGCCGGCGCGGTCAATGCCGCGCTCCTGGCCGCCGCCATCCTCGCCATCGCCGACCCCGCGCTGGCCGAACGCCTGGCCGCCTGGCGCGCCGCCCAGACCGCCTCCGTCCCGGACGACCCGGCATGACCGCCCCCCTGCCGCCCAACGCCGTCATCGGCATCCTCGGCGGCGGGCAGCTCGGCCGCATGTCGGCGCTCGCCGCCGCGCGCCTAGGCTACGCCTGCCACGTCTATGCGCCCGAGCCCGATTCGCCCGGCATGCAGGTCGCCGCGCGCCGCACCGTCGCACCCTACGAGGACCGCGACGCGCTCGCCCGCTTCGCCGCCTCCGTCGCCGTCGTGACCTTCGAATTCGAAAACGTCCCCGCCGCGGCGCTGGAAGCCCTGGCCGGCCTGGTGCCCTGCCGCCCGGGCCTTGCTGCGCTGGCCACCTGCCAGGACCGGGTGGCGGAAAAGGCCTTCCTGGGCCGCATCGGCGTGCCCGTGGCGCCCTGGCGCGCGGTCGAGACCGAATCGGACCTCGCCGCCGCCGCGGCCGACCTCGGCCTGCCCGCCGTGCTCAAGACCACCCGCATGGGCTATGACGGCCGCGGCCAGGCCGTGCTGCGCAGCGCCGAAGATCTCGCCCCGGCCTTCGCCCGCCTCGCACCCCGGCCGCTCGTGCTGGAAGCCTTCGTGCCCTTCGCGATGGAGATCTCCGCCATCGCGGCGCGCGCCGCCGACGGCACCATCGCCACCTTCGACCCGGCCGAGAACCGCCACGCGCACCACATCCTCGACCTGTCTTTCGCGCCCGCCCGCATTCCCGACTCCGTCGCGGCCGCCGCGCGCGCCCATGTCGCCGCCGTCGCCGACGGGCTCGACCTCGTCGGCATCGTCGCGCTCGAGATGTTCCTGCTGCCCGATGGCAGCCTGCTGGCCAACGAGATCGCGCCGCGCCCGCACAATTCCGGCCACTGGACCATGGATGCCTGCGCCGCATCGCAGTTCGAACAGCACATCCGCGCGGTCGCCGGCCTGCCGCTCGCCGACCCCGCCCGCCACCACGATGCGGTGATGCGCAACCTGATCGGCCCCGAGGGCATGGCGGCCTGGCCCCGTCTGGTCGCGACTCGGGGCGTCGTGGGGCACCTCTATGGCAAGGCGAGCGCCCGGCCCGGCCGCAAGATGGGCCATGCGACGCGCCTGCTCGCGCGCGGCAGCCTTGCATCCCTGCCCGACTCGGACGCGCTGGCGGGCTTGTGACCGAATTGCCACCGCCCCCCGTGGCTGCAGGGCAACAGTGCCGGCACAACCCGCCCGGCAGGCGGCCATCCGGGCGTGATGGACGGTAGCGCGCCCCGCCGCGGATGCTAGAAGGGTGACGTTCCGGTGCGGTTGCGCACCAGGCATGACATTCGGCCCCGCGGGGCCTCGAGCAGGAGAATTCCAATGAGCCTGAAGAAGGCGCTTCTTGCCGCGACGCTGCTGTCGCTGCCGATGGCTGCGACCGCGCAGGCGCAGAGCTGGGATCCGCGGGTGCAGGGCATCTACGTGGGTGCTGGCGCCGGCTTCAACTACCTGATGGGCAGCTCGGACACCGTCGCGGGCCGCTCGCTCGACGTCGGCTTCGAGTGGGGCTTCGCCGGCGTGCTCAGCGTCGGCTACGGCTTCGGCAACGGCCTGCGCCTCGAACTCGAGGGCAGCTACCGCCAGAACGACGTCGACAACATCAAGGCCTCGGGCGTCGGCTCGCTGCCGCGCACTGGCGGCACCGCGGCCAGCTACGGCGTGATGTTCAACGCGCTGTACGACTTCCGCCTCGGCCCCGTGATGCCGTATGTCGGCGCCGGCGTCGGCTACGTCATCAACGACTGGGATGACATCAGCTTCGGGCAGCGCGCCGCGAACGGTACGAACGCGCGCCTGAGCTTCGGCGGCGACAGCGGCACCTTCGCCTACCAGGCGATCCTGGGTATCGCGCTGCCGATCGACAGCGTCCCCGGCCTGGCCCTGACCGCCGAGTACCGCTTCCTGGGCACCGCGCAGGTTGAACTCGACGGCCGCGCGAACGGCGTGGTGCAGGTCGGCAACACGCGCATCGCCGACCGCGAGGCGTTCTCCTACAGCGCCGACAACTACAACCACTCCATCATGTTCGGCGTGCGCTACAACTTCGGCCGCACGGCTGCGCCGGTGGCCCCGGCCGCGGTGGCGCCGGCGCCGGCGCGCACCTTCCTGGTGTTCTTCGACTGGAACCGCGCCGACCTGACCGCGCGCGCGCGCCAGATCATCGCGGAAGCGGCGCAGGCCGCGCGCACGCAGCGCGTGACGCGCATCGAAGTGACGGGTCACACCGACACCTCGGGCTCGCCGGTCTACAACCAGGGCCTGTCGGTCCGCCGCGCCAACGCGGTGGCTGCCGAGCTGGTCCGCCTGGGCATCCCGCGCAACGAGATCACCGCGCGCGGCGTCGGCGAGAGCCAGCTGCTGGTCCCGACCCCGGACAACACCCGCGAGCCGCAGAACCGCCGCGTGGAGATCGTGCTCCGCTAATCGCGGGACACCACGCGACAGAACATGGAAAGGGGCGCCTCAGGGCGCCCCTTTCTGCGTCAGGGGGATGGCTTTCGCATTGCAGCAACCACCGCCCTCCTGCACACTTTGCAAACCAAAGAATCGCTATAGACGAATTCCGATGTCCCCCGCCGGTTCCCCTCGCCGCCTGGGTCTTGCAGGCACTGCCCTGCTGGGCGCCATGGCCTCCGCCGCCCCCGCGGCGGCGCAGTTCGCCCCCGGGCCCTACGTGGCCGGCGGCTTCGGCTGGAACCTCGTGCCGGACACCGACCTCAATCTCGACCAGGCCGGCACCGCGGCACTCGGCCGCGCGGGCTATGGCGGCAGCGGCACGGTGGGTTTCTCCCCCGGCATCGCAGGCGTGCTCTCCCTGGGCTGGGGATTCGGCAACGGCCTGCGCCTCGAACTCGAAGGCAACTACCGCTCCAACGAGACCGACAGCGCCTCCGGCGTGGCCGGCTGGGCCAGCATCGGCGCGCCTGGCGGTCGTCAGGAAAGCTGGGGCGTCATGGGCAATGTGCTGCTCGACCTCGGCGTATTCGGCCCGGTCATCCCCTATGTCGGCGTCGGTGCCGGCTATGTCGTGACCGAATGGGCCGGTGTGCGAGGCATCAGCCAGAACGGCGCCCTGCGCATGACCGTGGACGACCGCGACGGCCGCTTCGCCTACCAGGGCATCGCCGGCCTGGCCTTCCCCGTGGAGTTTGCCCCTGGGCTGGCCGTGACCGCCGAATACCGCTTCCTGGGCACACTGCAGCCCCGGCTGCAGGCACGCTTCGACAATCCGCTGACCGGCGCCGCCGTGGCCAGTGGCTCCGTCGAACCCGATGTCTACAACCACTCCCTGATGCTGGGCCTGCGCTACACGCTGGGGCGCGGCGCCGCGCCATCCGCGCCCGCCCCCGCCGCGGTCCCCCAGGCCAGCCGCAGTTTCCTGGTGTTTTTCGACTGGAACCGCGCCGACCTGACGGAACGCGCGCGCCAAATCATCAACGAGGCCGTGCAGCACGCTCGCAGCCAGCGCAGCACCCGGATCGAGGTCGCTGGCCATGCCGACCGCTCCGGCACGGTGCAGTTCAACCAGGCGCTGTCGCGCCGCCGGGCCGAGACGGTCGCCGCCGAACTCGTCCGCCGCGGCATCGCGCGCGAGGACATTGCCATCACCGCCCTCGGCGAGACCCAGCCCCTGGTGCCGACCGCCGACGACGTGCGCGAACCGCAAAACCGCCGCGTCGAAATCCTAGTGCGATGACGACTGGCGGCTGACGGGCGCTTTTCGCGCCCTCAAATGCCAGGCGCTTGGCTCGAGCCCTGTTTACCGGCGCGCCGGCATCGACTGATTTTCCGGGCGCGATCGCGCCGTGCGCTGGCGGATCGTGCCGGCGCACGATCCGCGTTTCGCCTGACGTTCAAGGGCCGCGCGGCGTGATGGCTGCCGTACGATCGGCCTTCCGCTGACCATCGAAGGGCACGCGCGCTTCACGCGCGCAGCGCCCACGAAAAAGGGGCGGCGCCTGCGCACCGCCCCCTCCCCGATCGACCGTGCCGCGGATCAGCGGCGCGTGGTGCTGCTGCGCGCTGCGGTACGGGCGGGGCGTGCCGCCGCGGCGGGCGTCGCGCCGCAATCATCACCGTAGGTCTGCGGAATGTTGCGCTCGGCTGCCAGGGCAGCGAGCTGCGGCGCCGGCGTCGCCAGCACGCGCTGGAACAGCGGGTCCGCATCGCGGCAGAAGAACGACCCCGAGCGGATCGCGTCCTCGGAATGCTCGTTCGCCATGGTGGTGTTGTAGACATCGAGGCGCGTGCGCCCCTGCCCGCCATGCACGCGCGTGAAATGCGCCTGCGCCGCGCGGTCGGCCGCCGTCAGATCGCCGCCGAAGCGCCGCACGAACTGGTTGTAGCTCTCGCCCTTCTGGCACTGCAGCGCGCTGACCATCAGGTAGGACCGCAGGGCGCGCAGCTCGAACACGGCGCGCTCCTCGGGCCGTAGGCAGGTATTTGCCAGCGCCGGGCCGGCAATGGCGATGCCGCAGAGCGCGGCGAGGAAGGTGCGGGTCTTGGTCATGGGCGCCTGGCGCTCCCTTGCGGATGGATGAACGCGCACCCCGCCCCGACTCGGCGCGCGGTACACGATTCCTGGGTTCGCTGATACTCCGCGGCCGGATACGGGGAAACCCAAAAAAACGTATTCAATCGCCAGGGGAACCAAAGCCTTGCGGCACGCCGTGCAGACGCCCGTGTAACACGGCGCGGCCGCCCGCCCCTGGTACCCGCTTGACACGCCCGGCACCGGCCTCCGGGCCCTCCCAGAGGCGAAGGGCGCGCTCTGCGCGCGACGCACTGCCGCACTCGCAGCGCGATACACGGGCTCGCCCTCGGCGCGATAGACTGGCGCACCCTTGGTGCGACGCACCGCCGCACGGTCCACGCAGCGCACGGGCATAGCTTCCAAGCGACGTCGGTATTCGGCACCGCATGACCCGCCGCGGTGGCGCTCCGGCGCCCGACCTACGAAGGCCGCGCCCGGCGCCGGCCCGACCCCGCCCTCACGCCGCCCGCTTGCGTCCGCACCCGCGCCGCAGCCGGCCGATCCGCGCCAGCCCCGCCAGCCGGCGGTCCAGGAAGTCGAGCGTCGGGCCGATATCGTCCGATTCGTCGCGCAGCCAGAAGGCCAGCGTGGCGCCATACACCGCGCTCAGGCTCACGCGGCGCGTGTACCAGGAGAAATCCGCCGAGCTATCGCCCGCCGCATACCAGATCGCATTCGCCGTGCGCGCCGCCGTCCGCAGCGCCGACGGCACGTTCCAGGGCAGCGACTGCAGCGCCAGCGCCTGGCGCACCGCCTCCCGGTGCGGCCCCGCCTGGCGCAGGCGCGTCGCGATCAGGGTGCGGATTCGGTCAGGCGTGCGCAGGCCCGACAGATCCCCCGCCGCCTCGGCCATTTGCCGGTCGGCCAGCGCCAGCCAGGCCTCGATCGCGCTGACCGGGCCGCGCGGGAACAGGAAGGCGGCCTCTTCTTCGGGCAGCCCCGCGGCGCGCAAGGCCGCGGCGATGGCTCGCGGCGTCCAGCCCATCGCGGGCACCAGCGGCAGCAACGCCTCGATGACGGCATCGGACTCGGGCAGGTCGGTCATGGTGCCTTCTCCTGTTCGGCGCGCTGCGCGGCGGCGGCGCGCGCCAGTTCCTCGGTGAAGCCGAATTGCGTGAAGTCCTGCATGCGCATGGGATACAGCAGGCCATCCAGGTGGTCCGCCTCATGCTGCATGACGCGCGCGACGATCCCCGCCGCCTCCCCCTCGACCGGTTTGCCCGCGATGTCGACGCCGCGGAACCGGATGCGCGCCGGCCGGCGTACCGCACCACGCAGGCCAGGGATGGACAGGCAGCCCTCGAAGGCTGCCTCGGTCTCCTCGCCCACCGGTTCCAGCACCGGGTTGATCAACGCCGAGACACCGCCGGCCCCGGTCCGCCAGACGAACAGCCGCAGCCCCACATGCACCTGCGGCGCGGCCAGGCCGATCCCGCCCGCATCCTCCATGGTCTCGGCCATGTCGGCCACCAGGCGGTGGATCTCGGGGGCGGTCGGATCCGTCACCTCGGCCGCGCGGGCCAGCAGGATGGGGTGGCCCATGCGGGCGATCTTCAGGATGGCCATGGCGGTCGGTCGCACTCGGAAAAGTGGCGCATGGGTGAATATAGGGCGCCGCGCGATTGCGGGAGGGCTTCCGGCCCGGCGCGAATCCGTGCTATGGCGGCGCCGATCCGCACGGACCGGGCAACCGGCCGTGCTTGTTTGCCTTCCACATCCAACGCGCAGGAGGTTGCGCCGCGTGCAAGTCGTCGTTCGGGACAACAATATCGACCAGGCCCTCAAGGCCCTGAAGAAGAAGCTCCAGCGGGAAGGCGTTTTCCGCGAGATGAAGCTTCGCCGCCACTACGAAAAGCCGTCCGAGCGCCGTGCGCGCGAGGCCGCCGAGGCCGTCCGTCGCGCCCGCAAGGTTGAGCGCAAGCGCCTCGAGCGCGAAGGCTTCTGAGCCACCCACCCCGCGCCCCGGCGCGGAGCTGACGGCCGCGGCACGCCAGGCGTGTTCCGCGGCTTTTTGCTGCCCGGCGCGTCAGCCCCCGCCCTGCTGCGGCGCCGGATCCCGCGCCGCCTCCGCGCCGTCGCCCAGCCAGTCCTTGCGGTGCGACAGCAGCAGCCGCCGCCCCGCCTCCATCCCCTGCGACGCCTCGAGCGCGAAGCGCTCGGCATCGCGCCGGCGCAGCGTCGCGATCACCTCGTCGGCCTCGGCATCCGGGGTGCCGGTGCGGATCAGCGCCGACCGCCCGATCGAAAGCGCGGATTCGAAGGTCTCGCGCACCACCTCGTCGGCGCCGGCGGCCAGCAGCCGCATCGCGTGCTCGCGGTCGAAGGCGCGCGCCAGCACGGGAATGCCGCGGAACTCCGACTTCAGCAGGTGGATGATGCGCAGCGCCGCGTCCCGGTCGTCGACGCAGCACAGGATGATCTCGGCACGCCCCGCCCCCGCCGCGTGCAGGATATCAAGCCGCGTGCCGTCCCCGTAATGCACCTTGAAGCCGTAGGCATTCGCCTCGCGCACCATCTCGGGGTCGATATCGATGACCGAGATGGTGAAGTTGCGCGTCAGCATCGACCCGCCGGCGATCTGCCCGAAGCGCCCGAAGCCGATGATCAGCACGCGCGCCTCGTTGTGGCTGGGTGCCTCCACGCCATCCAGCGACGGCTCCGCCGCGGGCACCATCCGGTCGTGCAGGATGATCATGACGGGTGTCAGCACCATCGAGACAATGACGGTCGCCGTCAGCACCGCATTGGTCGGCCCGTCGATGATGCCCACCGCCGCGGCCGCGGCGTACAGCACGAAGGCGAACTCCCCGCCCTGCGCCATCAGCACCGCGCGCT from Roseomonas fluvialis encodes the following:
- a CDS encoding COQ9 family protein yields the protein MTDLPESDAVIEALLPLVPAMGWTPRAIAAALRAAGLPEEEAAFLFPRGPVSAIEAWLALADRQMAEAAGDLSGLRTPDRIRTLIATRLRQAGPHREAVRQALALQSLPWNVPSALRTAARTANAIWYAAGDSSADFSWYTRRVSLSAVYGATLAFWLRDESDDIGPTLDFLDRRLAGLARIGRLRRGCGRKRAA
- the def gene encoding peptide deformylase; this encodes MAILKIARMGHPILLARAAEVTDPTAPEIHRLVADMAETMEDAGGIGLAAPQVHVGLRLFVWRTGAGGVSALINPVLEPVGEETEAAFEGCLSIPGLRGAVRRPARIRFRGVDIAGKPVEGEAAGIVARVMQHEADHLDGLLYPMRMQDFTQFGFTEELARAAAAQRAEQEKAP
- a CDS encoding OmpA family protein, with the translated sequence MSLKKALLAATLLSLPMAATAQAQSWDPRVQGIYVGAGAGFNYLMGSSDTVAGRSLDVGFEWGFAGVLSVGYGFGNGLRLELEGSYRQNDVDNIKASGVGSLPRTGGTAASYGVMFNALYDFRLGPVMPYVGAGVGYVINDWDDISFGQRAANGTNARLSFGGDSGTFAYQAILGIALPIDSVPGLALTAEYRFLGTAQVELDGRANGVVQVGNTRIADREAFSYSADNYNHSIMFGVRYNFGRTAAPVAPAAVAPAPARTFLVFFDWNRADLTARARQIIAEAAQAARTQRVTRIEVTGHTDTSGSPVYNQGLSVRRANAVAAELVRLGIPRNEITARGVGESQLLVPTPDNTREPQNRRVEIVLR
- a CDS encoding OmpA family protein, with product MSPAGSPRRLGLAGTALLGAMASAAPAAAQFAPGPYVAGGFGWNLVPDTDLNLDQAGTAALGRAGYGGSGTVGFSPGIAGVLSLGWGFGNGLRLELEGNYRSNETDSASGVAGWASIGAPGGRQESWGVMGNVLLDLGVFGPVIPYVGVGAGYVVTEWAGVRGISQNGALRMTVDDRDGRFAYQGIAGLAFPVEFAPGLAVTAEYRFLGTLQPRLQARFDNPLTGAAVASGSVEPDVYNHSLMLGLRYTLGRGAAPSAPAPAAVPQASRSFLVFFDWNRADLTERARQIINEAVQHARSQRSTRIEVAGHADRSGTVQFNQALSRRRAETVAAELVRRGIAREDIAITALGETQPLVPTADDVREPQNRRVEILVR
- the purE gene encoding 5-(carboxyamino)imidazole ribonucleotide mutase translates to MTSSPGPGPLVGIIMGSRSDWETMRHAAETLDRLGVPQEARVVSAHRTPQRLFDYAASAAGRGLRVIIAGAGGAAHLPGMAASMTALPVLGVPVESHALKGMDSLLSIVQMPAGIPVGTLAIGRAGAVNAALLAAAILAIADPALAERLAAWRAAQTASVPDDPA
- a CDS encoding 5-(carboxyamino)imidazole ribonucleotide synthase, encoding MTAPLPPNAVIGILGGGQLGRMSALAAARLGYACHVYAPEPDSPGMQVAARRTVAPYEDRDALARFAASVAVVTFEFENVPAAALEALAGLVPCRPGLAALATCQDRVAEKAFLGRIGVPVAPWRAVETESDLAAAAADLGLPAVLKTTRMGYDGRGQAVLRSAEDLAPAFARLAPRPLVLEAFVPFAMEISAIAARAADGTIATFDPAENRHAHHILDLSFAPARIPDSVAAAARAHVAAVADGLDLVGIVALEMFLLPDGSLLANEIAPRPHNSGHWTMDACAASQFEQHIRAVAGLPLADPARHHDAVMRNLIGPEGMAAWPRLVATRGVVGHLYGKASARPGRKMGHATRLLARGSLASLPDSDALAGL
- the rpsU gene encoding 30S ribosomal protein S21; translated protein: MQVVVRDNNIDQALKALKKKLQREGVFREMKLRRHYEKPSERRAREAAEAVRRARKVERKRLEREGF